AGCTGATGTCGTAGAGTGCCTTGGTCTGGGTGCGAGCGTACTCGAGGGTCACCCGATGGAAGCCGATCATGGCCCTCAGTATAAAAGCCCGGCGTGAGGCGGATGTGCGGCCTTAAGCCGGGTTCTCCATACGCCGGTAGCCAAATGCCAGCGCGGCCAGAACGGGCAAAAGGGTTGCGGCAGCCAGAAGCAGCAGCCACAAGGGGCCCTCGGGGCCCATGAGGTAGCTTCCCCGGCTGCTGAAGGACAAGTAGACCGGTCGGGCCGCCAGCACCACCAGGAAAGCCGAGTGCAAAAGGGAGAGGCCCATGTACAGCAAGCCACCCAAGCCCAGCGGCACCTCGGCGGGGTTGGAGGCGTCGAAGCGGGGAAAGGCCGAGCCCANCCCCACACCCAACCCCGCCGAAGCGATGGCCGAAGCCACCGCGATGGCCACCGAGATCTGGGTCAGGTTGGCCCCCAGGCCGATCACCTGGGGAGAGAGTAGGCCGAGCAGCAGCGCCAGCGGGAGCAGGAAGGCTAAGGCCAACCCGAAGCGGGTCAGCAGCAGGGTCAGGCGGCTGAGCGGGGCCGTCTGGACCAGCCAGAAGCCGGGCCCCTCGAGCGAGTACAGGGGGTAGGCCAGCCGCACGCCCACCCCGGCGATCGCAAAGCCCTGGAAAGCCAGGTGCAAAAAGCCCACCACCACGCGGAAGCGCTCGCCCTCGAGGGGAATGAACTGCAAGCTGGTGGTGTACAGCAGCACCAGCACCCCCACCAGCACGAGCTGGGCAGCCTGGTTAGCATCGCGGAAGAACAGCCGCAAGTCACGCACCCACAAGGCCCCTGCCCGGCTGCTCGCACCCAGCCGGTCCCAAAAGCCCGGCCCCTTCAGGCCTCGCTCTTGCACGGTACCCTCCAGAGCCCGCACCCAGCCGATCTGGTAGGCATAGCCCGCCACCAACCCGGCCAGCCCCAGCAACAGCAGCGAGAGCCCGATGAGCCCGAAGAACTCCGGGGTGAAGCGGCCCTTCATCAGGCCGTCGAGGGCGTCGGAGGCCAGGCTGGAGGGCAAGAAGGGCGCGGCGGGGTTGCGGAAGCTCTGCAGGAAGCGATCGAGCGCGTCGGGGTCGGCGAAGTTGGTCTGGATGAGGGTTTCGGGGCGCACGGCCCGCAACAGAAAGATCAGACCGCCCCCCAACACCGCTCCCACCGCTGCCGCCCACTCCCTGGCCCGCCCCGCCGGGGCGAAGCGCACCAGCGGGAGGGCCAGGCCTACCCCAAGGGCCACCGGGAAGGCATAGAGCGCGAGCACCACCAGCAGCGCAGACGGGTAGAAGAACCACGGGGCGTGGTAAAAAGCCCCCACAGCGAAGACGACAGGCAAGGTGAAGAGCGCGGGGAGCAGAGCGGTGGTGGCGAAGGTCTCGGCCACTTTGAACAGGAAAACCTTGGCCGCACGCTGGGGCAACGCCAGCAAGATGGGCAGGTCCTCGGAGCTGTAGAGCACGGCGATGGCGTTGGGCAGCGCCGAGAGCACCACGCTCGAGGAGAGCACCAGCAGCAGCACACCCACGATGCGCTCGACCAGCACGTTGCGGGTGAACAGCGCACTTACCCGCTCGAGCAGCGGGCTCCTCCCCACAATCTCGTGGGTGATGAACTCTAAGAACCAGGTGGTGCCGCTCCAGGCCAGGTAGGCCATGCCCAAAGCCAGCAAGAACCCCATGGCGGTGGTGGCGGGCGACTGGCGGAAGGTGTTGTAGAGGATACGGGCACGCAGGGCAAGCATGGCAGCGGGCTTTACTGCAGGATGGGCTCGAGGGCGGCGTCCTCGGTAAGGCGGATGAAGAACTCCTCGAGGTCTTGGGAACCGTGCTTGTGCAGCAACTCGCGCGGTGCGCCCAGGGCCAACAGCTTTCCCCGGTGGATCAGGGCCACCCGGCTGCTCACCGCCTCGGCCAGGGGCATCTGGTGGGTGGCGTAGAGCACGGCCCGCCCCCCCGTGGCGTAGTTCCTGAGCAGCTCTCGCACCTGCCGCGCGGCGTGAGGGTCGAGGCCCACCATCGGCTCGTCGAGGATCAGCACGGCAGGGCGGTGCAGCAGCGACAAGGCCAGCGAGAGTTTCTGGCGCATGCCGTGGGAATAGGTCTCGATGAGCGAGGAAGCGAAGCGCTCGAGGCGGAACTCGCTAAGCAGCTCCTCGATGCGCCGCTCGGCCTCGGCCTTGGGGATGCGGTAGACCCCAGCCGCAAAGCGCAGCAACTCGGCCCCCGAGAGCTTGCCGTAGAGATAGGGT
The window above is part of the Calidithermus timidus DSM 17022 genome. Proteins encoded here:
- a CDS encoding ABC transporter ATP-binding protein gives rise to the protein MIRLENLGKRYGKFVALQGLDLEVAPGETVALLGPNGAGKSTTIKALVGLLKPTSGRALVGGVDVWKEPVKAKALFGYVPDRPYLYGKLSGAELLRFAAGVYRIPKAEAERRIEELLSEFRLERFASSLIETYSHGMRQKLSLALSLLHRPAVLILDEPMVGLDPHAARQVRELLRNYATGGRAVLYATHQMPLAEAVSSRVALIHRGKLLALGAPRELLHKHGSQDLEEFFIRLTEDAALEPILQ
- a CDS encoding putative ABC transporter permease subunit is translated as MLALRARILYNTFRQSPATTAMGFLLALGMAYLAWSGTTWFLEFITHEIVGRSPLLERVSALFTRNVLVERIVGVLLLVLSSSVVLSALPNAIAVLYSSEDLPILLALPQRAAKVFLFKVAETFATTALLPALFTLPVVFAVGAFYHAPWFFYPSALLVVLALYAFPVALGVGLALPLVRFAPAGRAREWAAAVGAVLGGGLIFLLRAVRPETLIQTNFADPDALDRFLQSFRNPAAPFLPSSLASDALDGLMKGRFTPEFFGLIGLSLLLLGLAGLVAGYAYQIGWVRALEGTVQERGLKGPGFWDRLGASSRAGALWVRDLRLFFRDANQAAQLVLVGVLVLLYTTSLQFIPLEGERFRVVVGFLHLAFQGFAIAGVGVRLAYPLYSLEGPGFWLVQTAPLSRLTLLLTRFGLALAFLLPLALLLGLLSPQVIGLGANLTQISVAIAVASAIASAGLGVGXGSAFPRFDASNPAEVPLGLGGLLYMGLSLLHSAFLVVLAARPVYLSFSSRGSYLMGPEGPLWLLLLAAATLLPVLAALAFGYRRMENPA